In Phocoena phocoena chromosome 11, mPhoPho1.1, whole genome shotgun sequence, one DNA window encodes the following:
- the CBX6 gene encoding chromobox protein homolog 6 isoform X2, which produces MELSAVGERVFAAESIIKRRIRKGRIEYLVKWKGWAIKYSTWEPEENILDSRLIAAFEQKERERELYGPKKRGPKPKTFLLKPTASASSPKLHSSAAVHRLKKDIRRCHRMSRRPLPRPDPQGGSPGLRPPISPFSETVRIINRKVKPREPKRNRIILNLKVIDKGTGGGGAGQGAGALARPKVPSRNRVIGKSKKFSESVLRTQIRHMKFGAFAMYNKPPPGPLTPPPATKADIAASPGQGLLLAAPSAPYDARSSSSSGCPSPTPQSSSDPDDVPPKLLPETTSPSAPDWREPEVLDLSIPPEAAATSKRAPPDGTAAASQALPAAPQPAGAASEPEAGGWRPEMSPCSNVVVTDVTSNLLTVTIKEFCNPEDFEKVAAGVAGAAVGGGSSGQSK; this is translated from the exons ATGGAGCTGTCTGCAGTGGGCGAGCGGGTCTTCGCGGCCGAATCCATCATCAAACGGCGGATCCGAAAG GGACGCATCGAGTACCTGGTGAAATGGAAGGGGTGGGCCATCAA GTACAGCACTTGGGAGCCGGAGGAGAACATCCTGGACTCGCGGCTCATTGCAGCCTTCGAGCAGAA GGAGAGGGAGCGTGAGCTGTATGGGCCCAAGAAGAGGGGACCCAAACCCAAAACTTTCCTCCTGAAG CCGACCGCCAGCGCCTCCTCGCCCAAGCTGCATTCCAGCGCTGCCGTGCACCGGCTCAAGAAGGACATCCGCCGCTGCCACCGCATGTCCCgccgccccctgccccgcccagaCCCCCAGGGGGGCAGCCCCGGCCTGCGCCCGCCCATCTCACCCTTCTCTGAGACTGTGCGCATCATCAACCGCAAGGTCAAGCCGCGGGAGCCCAAGCGGAACCGCATCATCCTGAACCTGAAGGTGATCGACAAGGGCACGGGCGGAGGCGGCGCCGGGCAGGGGGCCGGGGCCCTTGCCCGCCCCAAAGTCCCCTCACGGAACCGCGTCATCGGCAAGAGCAAGAAGTTCAGCGAGAGCGTCCTGCGCACGCAGATCCGCCACATGAAGTTCGGCGCTTTCGCGATGTACAACAAGCCCCCGCCCGGCCCTCTGACGCCCCCGCCAGCCACCAAGGCCGACATCGCCGCCTCCCCTGGCCAGGGGCTGCTCCTGGCAGCTCCCAGTGCCCCGTACGACGCccgcagctccagctcctccGGCTGCCCTTCGCCGACCCCGCAGTCCTCCTCCGACCCGGATGACGTGCCCCCCAAGCTGCTCCCCGAGACCACGAGTCCATCTGCCCCCGACTGGCGGGAGCCCGAGGTGCTTGACCTGTCCATCCCTCCCGAGGCGGCGGCCACCAGCAAGCGGGCGCCTCCCGACGGCACTGCGGCTGCCAGCCAGGCCCTTCCCGCGGCCCCTCAGCCTGCCGGCGCCGCCTCAGAGCCCGAGGCTGGAGGCTGGCGCCCTGAGATGTCACCCTGCTCCAACGTGGTCGTCACCGATGTCACCAGCAATCTCCTGACGGTCACTATCAAGGAATTCTGCAACCCTGAGGATTTCGAGAAGGTGGCTGCTGGGGTCGCAGGCGCCGCAGTGGGGGGTGGCAGCAGTGGGCAGAGCAAGTGA
- the CBX6 gene encoding chromobox protein homolog 6 isoform X1, producing MELSAVGERVFAAESIIKRRIRKGRIEYLVKWKGWAIKYSTWEPEENILDSRLIAAFEQKERERELYGPKKRGPKPKTFLLKARAQAEALRISDVHFSVKPTASASSPKLHSSAAVHRLKKDIRRCHRMSRRPLPRPDPQGGSPGLRPPISPFSETVRIINRKVKPREPKRNRIILNLKVIDKGTGGGGAGQGAGALARPKVPSRNRVIGKSKKFSESVLRTQIRHMKFGAFAMYNKPPPGPLTPPPATKADIAASPGQGLLLAAPSAPYDARSSSSSGCPSPTPQSSSDPDDVPPKLLPETTSPSAPDWREPEVLDLSIPPEAAATSKRAPPDGTAAASQALPAAPQPAGAASEPEAGGWRPEMSPCSNVVVTDVTSNLLTVTIKEFCNPEDFEKVAAGVAGAAVGGGSSGQSK from the exons ATGGAGCTGTCTGCAGTGGGCGAGCGGGTCTTCGCGGCCGAATCCATCATCAAACGGCGGATCCGAAAG GGACGCATCGAGTACCTGGTGAAATGGAAGGGGTGGGCCATCAA GTACAGCACTTGGGAGCCGGAGGAGAACATCCTGGACTCGCGGCTCATTGCAGCCTTCGAGCAGAA GGAGAGGGAGCGTGAGCTGTATGGGCCCAAGAAGAGGGGACCCAAACCCAAAACTTTCCTCCTGAAG GCGCGGGCCCAGGCGGAGGCCCTCCGCATCAGTGATGTGCATTTCTCGGTCAAGCCGACCGCCAGCGCCTCCTCGCCCAAGCTGCATTCCAGCGCTGCCGTGCACCGGCTCAAGAAGGACATCCGCCGCTGCCACCGCATGTCCCgccgccccctgccccgcccagaCCCCCAGGGGGGCAGCCCCGGCCTGCGCCCGCCCATCTCACCCTTCTCTGAGACTGTGCGCATCATCAACCGCAAGGTCAAGCCGCGGGAGCCCAAGCGGAACCGCATCATCCTGAACCTGAAGGTGATCGACAAGGGCACGGGCGGAGGCGGCGCCGGGCAGGGGGCCGGGGCCCTTGCCCGCCCCAAAGTCCCCTCACGGAACCGCGTCATCGGCAAGAGCAAGAAGTTCAGCGAGAGCGTCCTGCGCACGCAGATCCGCCACATGAAGTTCGGCGCTTTCGCGATGTACAACAAGCCCCCGCCCGGCCCTCTGACGCCCCCGCCAGCCACCAAGGCCGACATCGCCGCCTCCCCTGGCCAGGGGCTGCTCCTGGCAGCTCCCAGTGCCCCGTACGACGCccgcagctccagctcctccGGCTGCCCTTCGCCGACCCCGCAGTCCTCCTCCGACCCGGATGACGTGCCCCCCAAGCTGCTCCCCGAGACCACGAGTCCATCTGCCCCCGACTGGCGGGAGCCCGAGGTGCTTGACCTGTCCATCCCTCCCGAGGCGGCGGCCACCAGCAAGCGGGCGCCTCCCGACGGCACTGCGGCTGCCAGCCAGGCCCTTCCCGCGGCCCCTCAGCCTGCCGGCGCCGCCTCAGAGCCCGAGGCTGGAGGCTGGCGCCCTGAGATGTCACCCTGCTCCAACGTGGTCGTCACCGATGTCACCAGCAATCTCCTGACGGTCACTATCAAGGAATTCTGCAACCCTGAGGATTTCGAGAAGGTGGCTGCTGGGGTCGCAGGCGCCGCAGTGGGGGGTGGCAGCAGTGGGCAGAGCAAGTGA